From one Anabas testudineus chromosome 21, fAnaTes1.2, whole genome shotgun sequence genomic stretch:
- the LOC113172672 gene encoding 10 kDa heat shock protein, mitochondrial-like, producing the protein SSSQSWRLFFSFVQAFRKFLPLFDRVLVERFTAETVTKGGIMLPEKSQGKVLQATVVAVGPGSVNQKGHVLPVSVKVGEKVLLPEYGGTKVVLDDKDYFLFRDGDILGKYVE; encoded by the exons TCCTCCTCACAGTCTTGgcgtcttttcttttcttttgttcaggCCTTCAGAAAATTCCTCCCCCTCTTTGACCGGGTGCTGGTGGAGCGCTTCACAGCAGAGACGGTAACGAAGGGGGGCATCATGCTGCCGGAGAAGTCTCAGGGCAAAGTGCTGCAGGCCACCGTCGTGGCTGTGGGACCCGGCTCTGTCAACCAG aaAGGACACGTCCTTCCAGTCAGCGTGAAGGTGGGAGAGAAAGTTCTTCTACCAGAGTACGGTGGCACTAAAGTCGTACTGGACGACAAG GACTATTTCCTGTTCCGTGATGGAGATATCCTTGGTAAATACGTCGAATGA
- the LOC113172669 gene encoding trace amine-associated receptor 8a-like: FPQLLNSSCVKTKRPQDEAMLIYVLLFSICVLTTSLNLLVIISISHFKQLHTTTNILLLSLAVSDFFVGPLLLFQVMLIDGCWLLCDLMCSLYQYLAATITSASVGTMVLISIDRYVAICYPLHYSTEVTQNKVKICVCLCWIFSIIFQSLILMDNLQQPGRFNSCVGECVIVINYIAGVADVIFSFIAPITVIVVLYMRVFVVAVTQARAMRSQIATVTLQGSVKVTAKKSELKAARTLGVVIVVFLICLCPYYCVSLSSQDNSMNASSTSYNFVICLFSFNSCLNPMIYAFFYPWFRKSIKLIVTLKILQPDSCETNIL, from the exons tttccacagctcctcaactcctcctgtgtgAAGACGAAGCGTCCTCAGGATGAGGCCATGCTGATTTACGTCCTGCTGTTCTCTATCTGTGTGCTGACTAcgtctctcaacctgctggtcatcatctctatctcccacttcaa gcagctccacaccaccaccaacatccttctcctctctctggctgtgtcAGATTTCTTCGTGGGTCCTCTCTTGCTTTTTCAAGTCATGCTTATAGATGGCTGCTGGTTGCTCTGTGATCTTATGTGTTCTCTGTATCAGTATCTAGCAGCCACCATCACCTCTGCCTCTGTAGGAACCATGGTTCTTATATCTATTGACCGATATGTGGCTATTTGTTATCCTCTACATTACTCCACTGaagtcacacaaaacaaagttaagatctgtgtttgtctctgttggatattttctataatttttCAAAGTCTGATTCTGATGGACAACCTGCAGCAACCAGGCAGATTTAACTCCTGTGTTGGTGAATGTGTCATTGTTATTAACTACATTGCAGGAGTTGctgatgttattttttccttcattgctcccatcactgttattgtggttctgtatatgagagtgtttgttgtggctgtgactcaggctcgagccatgaggtctcagaTTGCAACAGTCACACTTCAAGGCTCAGTTAAAGTAACAgctaaaaaatctgaactgaaagcagccaggactcttggtgttgttatagttgtgtttctaatttgtctctgtccatattactgtgtgtctctctccagcCAAGACAACTCGATGAATGCTTCATCTACGTCATATAACTTTGTAAtatgtttgttcagttttaacTCCTGTCTGAATCCTATGATCTACGCCTTTTTCTACCCGTGGTTCAGAAAATCAattaaactcattgttacactgaagattctgcagcctgactcctgtgagaccaacatactgtag
- the LOC113172664 gene encoding trace amine-associated receptor 4-like → METLEETELCFPQLLNSSCVKTKRPHYEALLSYILLFSISMLSASLNLLVIISISHFKQLHTPTNLLLLSLAVSDFFIGLLLIFQIILIDGCWFLGDFMCTLYQYIDYIITSTSVGTMVLISIDRYVAICDPLHYSTKVTQNKVKICVCLCWICSVIFQSLILQDVLQEPGRFNSCFGECVIVINYIAGLADVIFSFIAPITVIVVLYMRVFVVAVTQARAMRSHIATVTQGSVKVTAKKSELKAARTLGVVIAVFLMCLCPYYCVALTGQDNLMNASSAAFVICLYYFNACLNPVIYALFYPWFRKSIKLILTLKILQSDSCEVNML, encoded by the exons atggagaccttggaggaaactgaactgtgctttccacagctcctcaactcctcctgtgtgAAGACAAAGCGTCCTCACTATGAGGCTCTGCTGAGTTACATCCTGCTGTTCTCTATCTCTATGCTCAGTGcatctctcaacctgctggtcatcatctctatctcccacttcaa gcagctccacactcccaccaacctcctccttctctctctggctgtctctgaTTTCTTCATCGGCCTTCTCTTGATCTTTCAGATTATTCTCATTGATGGCTGCTGGTTCCTTGGTGACTTCATGTGTACTCTCTATCAGTATATAGACTATATTATTACCTCTACCTCAGTGGGAACCATGGTGCTTATATCTATTGATcgctatgtggctatttgtgatcctctacattactccaccaaagtcacacaaaacaaagttaagatctgtgtttgtctgtgttggatttgttcTGTCATCTTTCAGAGTCTGATTCTGCAGGATGTCCTGCAGGAACCAGGCAGGTTCAACTCCTGCTTTGGAGAGTGTGTCATTGTTATTAACTACATTGCTGGTCTAGCAGatgttattttttccttcattgctcccatcactgttattgtagttctgtatatgagagtgtttgttgtggctgtgactcaggctcgagccatgaggtctcacatcGCAACAGTCACACAGGGTTCAGTGAAGGTAACTgctaaaaaatctgaactgaaagcagccaggactcttggtgttgttatagctgtgtttctaatgtgtctctgtccatattACTGCGTGGCCCTTACAGGTCAAGACAACTTGATGAATGCTTCATCTGCAGCTTTTGTGATATGTTTGTACTATTTTAACGcctgtctgaaccctgtgatctacgccctgttttacccctggtttagaaaatcgATTAAACTCATTCTAACTCTTAAAATACTGCAGTCTGACTCCTGTGAGGTCAACATGTTGTAG